From a single Glycine soja cultivar W05 chromosome 19, ASM419377v2, whole genome shotgun sequence genomic region:
- the LOC114400649 gene encoding cyclic nucleotide-gated ion channel 1-like isoform X1, which translates to MNAKGHKFVRFEDWKSESSFSPEQEDSIDSGNHKRRPSVGTVLKSIGRRLESGSEKMKNLRRASAVHPVSDGQKKLPPRKKILDPQGPVLQKWNKIFVITCVLAVSVDPLFSYIPVINNEEKCVHLDGALQITASVLRTFFDLFYILRIIFQFKTAFIPPSSRVFGRGELIDDPVAIMKRYLTSHFIIDILSIIPLPQVIVLAINRNSKTSDPFVAKDLLKYSVLIQYVPRLLRMYPLFKEVTRTSGILTETAWAGAAFNLFLYMLASHVVGANWYMLSVESELRCWRRELRNASLYHRKYMSCVDRNPNVFTLLNRTCSLVDPDTIKDPNTFNYGIFFDALDSRVVESTTDFPQKFFYCFWWGLRNLSSLGQNLKTSTDVSEIAFAIFIAIFGLVLFSLLIGNMQKYLQSTTVRVEEMRVKRQDAEQWMSHRMLPENLRERIRKYEQYQWQENRGVEEEALIRNLPKDLRRDIKRHLCLTLVKKVPMFEKMDEQLLDAMCDRLKPVLYTEKSYIVREEDPVDEMLFIMRGKVSTMTTNGGRTGFFNSMFLKAGDFCGEELLTWALDPNSSSNLPISTRTVETISEVEAFALTADDLKFVASQFRRLHSKQLQHAFRFYSSQWKTWAATFIQAAWRRYWKKKIERSLREAEDELQDALANEEESSLSLGATIYASRFAANALRNLRENSRHNRMQQRLLPLLPPKPAEPDFTSQKH; encoded by the exons ATGAATGCAAAGGGACATAAATTTGTGAG GTTTGAGGACTGGAAATCAGAGTCATCTTTTAGTCCAGAGCAAGAAGATTCTATTGACAGTGGGAATCACAAAAGAAGACCAAGTGTGGGTACTGTTTTAAAGAGTATAGGAAGAAGGCTTGAGAGTGGGTCGGAGAAGATGAAGAACTTGAGAAGAGCTTCAGCTGTCCATCCTGTAAGTGATGGACAGAAAAAGCTGCCACCTAGGAAGAAAATTCTTGATCCACAGGGTCCGGTCCTTCAGAAATGGAACAAAATCTTTGTAATAACGTGTGTGCTGGCTGTCTCTGTGGACCCGCTCTTCTCTTACATTCCGGTGATAAATAATGAGGAAAAATGTGTTCATTTGGATGGAGCATTGCAGATCACTGCCAGTGTTCTTCGCACCTTCTTTGATCTATTCTACATTCTTCGCATAATCTTTCAGTTTAAGACAGCATTCATTCCCCCTTCTTCTCGTGTTTTTGGAAGGGGTGAGCTCATTGATGATCCTGTGGCTATAATGAAAAGATACTTAACTTCACACTTCATCATTGATATTCTATCAATTATTCCACTTCCACAG GTGATTGTTTTAGCCATAAATCGAAATTCGAAAACATCAGATCCATTTGTAGCAAAGGATTTGTTGAAGTATTCAGTATTAATCCAGTATGTGCCAAGGCTTTTGCGGATGTATCCACTATTCAAAGAAGTAACTAGAACTTCTGGCATATTGACCGAGACAGCATGGGCTGGAgctgcttttaatctttttctcTATATGCTAGCAAGTCAT GTGGTTGGAGCTAACTGGTATATGCTTTCGGTAGAGTCAGAGTTGCGGTGTTGGCGCAGAGAGTTAAGGAATGCTTCACTCTATCATCGAAAATACATGAGTTGTGTAGACCGCAATCCAAATGTCTTTACACTTCTCAATCGAACTTGTTCTTTGGTTGACCCTGACACAATCAAAGACCCAAACACCTTCAATTATGGAATATTTTTTGATGCTCTAGATTCACGTGTTGTAGAATCAACAACAGATTTTCCTCAGAAGTTCTTCTACTGCTTTTGGTGGGGTTTGCGCAATTTAAG TTCTCTTGGACAAAATCTAAAGACTAGTACTGATGTCTCAGAAATAGCTTTTGCAATCTTCATTGCCATCTTTGGATTGGTCTTATTCTCATTACTTATTGGAAACATGCAG AAATATCTGCAATCTACAACTGTAAGAGTGGAGGAGATGAGAGTGAAGAGACAGGACGCAGAACAGTGGATGTCCCACCGTATGCTACCTGAGAACTTGAGGGAAAGAATTAGAAAGTACGAACAGTACCAATGGCAAGAAAATAGGGGTGTTGAGGAGGAGGCATTAATTCGTAACCTTCCTAAAGATCTCAGAAGGGACATTAAGCGTCACCTTTGCTTAACTTTAGTTAAAAAA GTGCCAATGTTTGAGAAAATGGATGAGCAGTTGTTGGATGCAATGTGTGATAGACTGAAGCCAGTCCTTTATACTGAGAAGAGCTACATTGTTCGTGAAGAAGATCCAGTTGATGAGATGCTTTTCATTATGCGCGGAAAAGTTTCGACCATGACAACGAATGGTGGAAGAACTGGTTTCTTCAACTCCATGTTCCTCAAGGCTGGTGACTTTTGTGGAGAGGAACTTCTGACATGGGCTTTGGATCCCAACTCCTCCTCAAATCTACCCATTTCAACCAGGACAGTAGAAACTATATCAGAAGTTGAAGCCTTTGCTCTCACGGCTGATGACTTGAAGTTTGTTGCTTCCCAATTTCGACGCCTTCACAGCAAACAGCTCCAACACGCTTTCAG GTTCTATTCCTCACAGTGGAAGACATGGGCTGCTACTTTCATACAAGCAGCTTGGCGTCGATACTGGAAAAAGAAGATTGAGAGGTCATTGCGCGAAGCAGAAGATGAGCTACAAGATGCTTTGGCAAATGAGGAAGAGTCTAGTCTAAGCCTTGGTGCAACCATATATGCATCAAGGTTTGCTGCCAATGCACTGCgaaatttgagagaaaatagcAGACACAATAGAATGCAACAGAGACTACTACCTCTGTTACCTCCAAAGCCAGCTGAACCAGATTTCACTTCTCAGAAACACTAA
- the LOC114400649 gene encoding cyclic nucleotide-gated ion channel 1-like isoform X2, which produces MNAKGHKFVRFEDWKSESSFSPEQEDSIDSGNHKRRPSVGTVLKSIGRRLESGSEKMKNLRRASAVHPVSDGQKKLPPRKKILDPQGPVLQKWNKIFVITCVLAVSVDPLFSYIPVINNEEKCVHLDGALQITASVLRTFFDLFYILRIIFQFKTAFIPPSSRVFGRGELIDDPVAIMKRYLTSHFIIDILSIIPLPQVIVLAINRNSKTSDPFVAKDLLKYSVLIQYVPRLLRMYPLFKEVTRTSGILTETAWAGAAFNLFLYMLASHVVGANWYMLSVESELRCWRRELRNASLYHRKYMSCVDRNPNVFTLLNRTCSLVDPDTIKDPNTFNYGIFFDALDSRVVESTTDFPQKFFYCFWWGLRNLSSLGQNLKTSTDVSEIAFAIFIAIFGLVLFSLLIGNMQKYLQSTTVRVEEMRVKRQDAEQWMSHRMLPENLRERIRKYEQYQWQENRGVEEEALIRNLPKDLRRDIKRHLCLTLVKKVPMFEKMDEQLLDAMCDRLKPVLYTEKSYIVREEDPVDEMLFIMRGKVSTMTTNGGRTGFFNSMFLKAGDFCGEELLTWALDPNSSSNLPISTRTVQTMSEVEAFALMADDLKFVVSQFRHLHSKQLQQVFRFYSSQWRRWAATFIQAAWRRYWKKKIERSLREAEDELQDAFANEEGSSLSLGATIYASR; this is translated from the exons ATGAATGCAAAGGGACATAAATTTGTGAG GTTTGAGGACTGGAAATCAGAGTCATCTTTTAGTCCAGAGCAAGAAGATTCTATTGACAGTGGGAATCACAAAAGAAGACCAAGTGTGGGTACTGTTTTAAAGAGTATAGGAAGAAGGCTTGAGAGTGGGTCGGAGAAGATGAAGAACTTGAGAAGAGCTTCAGCTGTCCATCCTGTAAGTGATGGACAGAAAAAGCTGCCACCTAGGAAGAAAATTCTTGATCCACAGGGTCCGGTCCTTCAGAAATGGAACAAAATCTTTGTAATAACGTGTGTGCTGGCTGTCTCTGTGGACCCGCTCTTCTCTTACATTCCGGTGATAAATAATGAGGAAAAATGTGTTCATTTGGATGGAGCATTGCAGATCACTGCCAGTGTTCTTCGCACCTTCTTTGATCTATTCTACATTCTTCGCATAATCTTTCAGTTTAAGACAGCATTCATTCCCCCTTCTTCTCGTGTTTTTGGAAGGGGTGAGCTCATTGATGATCCTGTGGCTATAATGAAAAGATACTTAACTTCACACTTCATCATTGATATTCTATCAATTATTCCACTTCCACAG GTGATTGTTTTAGCCATAAATCGAAATTCGAAAACATCAGATCCATTTGTAGCAAAGGATTTGTTGAAGTATTCAGTATTAATCCAGTATGTGCCAAGGCTTTTGCGGATGTATCCACTATTCAAAGAAGTAACTAGAACTTCTGGCATATTGACCGAGACAGCATGGGCTGGAgctgcttttaatctttttctcTATATGCTAGCAAGTCAT GTGGTTGGAGCTAACTGGTATATGCTTTCGGTAGAGTCAGAGTTGCGGTGTTGGCGCAGAGAGTTAAGGAATGCTTCACTCTATCATCGAAAATACATGAGTTGTGTAGACCGCAATCCAAATGTCTTTACACTTCTCAATCGAACTTGTTCTTTGGTTGACCCTGACACAATCAAAGACCCAAACACCTTCAATTATGGAATATTTTTTGATGCTCTAGATTCACGTGTTGTAGAATCAACAACAGATTTTCCTCAGAAGTTCTTCTACTGCTTTTGGTGGGGTTTGCGCAATTTAAG TTCTCTTGGACAAAATCTAAAGACTAGTACTGATGTCTCAGAAATAGCTTTTGCAATCTTCATTGCCATCTTTGGATTGGTCTTATTCTCATTACTTATTGGAAACATGCAG AAATATCTGCAATCTACAACTGTAAGAGTGGAGGAGATGAGAGTGAAGAGACAGGACGCAGAACAGTGGATGTCCCACCGTATGCTACCTGAGAACTTGAGGGAAAGAATTAGAAAGTACGAACAGTACCAATGGCAAGAAAATAGGGGTGTTGAGGAGGAGGCATTAATTCGTAACCTTCCTAAAGATCTCAGAAGGGACATTAAGCGTCACCTTTGCTTAACTTTAGTTAAAAAA GTGCCAATGTTTGAGAAAATGGATGAGCAGTTGTTGGATGCAATGTGTGATAGACTGAAGCCAGTCCTTTATACTGAGAAGAGCTACATTGTTCGTGAAGAAGATCCAGTTGATGAGATGCTTTTCATTATGCGCGGAAAAGTTTCGACCATGACAACGAATGGTGGAAGAACTGGTTTCTTCAACTCCATGTTCCTCAAG GCTGGTGACTTTTGTGGAGAGGAACTTCTGACATGGGCTTTGGATCCCAACTCCTCCTCAAATCTACCCATTTCAACCAGGACAGTACAAACTATGTCAGAAGTTGAAGCCTTTGCTCTCATGGCTGATGACTTGAAGTTTGTTGTTTCCCAATTTCGACACCTTCACAGCAAACAGCTCCAACAGGTTTTCAG GTTCTATTCTTCACAGTGGAGGAGATGGGCTGCTACTTTCATACAAGCAGCTTGGCGTCGATACTGGAAAAAGAAGATTGAGAGGTCATTGCGCGAAGCAGAAGATGAGCTACAAGATGCTTTTGCAAATGAGGAAGGGTCTAGTCTAAGCCTTGGTGCAACCATATATGCATCAAGGTAA
- the LOC114400652 gene encoding probable aldo-keto reductase 1 translates to MVNGNTVIVNGSPEYVRSCCEGSLQRLGASYIDLYYQHPVDTTVPIEDTMGVLKKLVQEGKIRYIGLSEASLVTIRRAHAVHPITAVQMECSLWTREIEQDIVPLCRYLWRVSII, encoded by the exons ATGGTAAATGGTAATACTGTGATAGTGAATGGTTCCCCTGAATATGTTCGGTCCTGTTGCGAGGGTAGCCTCCAACGCCTTGGTGCCAGCTACATTGATCTCTATTATCAGCACCCTGTTGACACCACTGTACCCATTGAAGACACT ATGGGAGTGCTTAAAAAGCTGGTCCAAGAGGGAAAAATAAGGTACATTGGATTGTCGGAAGCTAGCCTTGTCACAATTAGAAGGGCACATGCTGTTCATCCCATTACTGCTGTGCAAATGGAGTGCTCCCTTTGGACTCGTGAAATTGAGCAAGATATTGTTCCACTTTGCAGGTACTTGTGGAGGGTGTCCATAATCTAA
- the LOC114400649 gene encoding cyclic nucleotide-gated ion channel 1-like isoform X3 has translation MKNWRRDSDILPVTVSDGKRTMKKIFDPQEPLLQKWNKIFVIMCILSVALDPLFFYIPVINEDKKCLHLDGASKITVCVCVLRTFFDLFYILRIIFQFKTGFKTPFSRVFGRDELIHDPVPIMKRYLTSHFIIDILSIIPLPQVIFLAIPNLKSPDPLVVKDLLKYSVLILYVPRLWRIYPLYQEVKKTIGIFTEKAWAGATFNLFLFTLASHMVGAVWYMLSIESEVWCWRRELKNASLFHEEYLSCGHGDQNVFQLLNKTCSFIDPDKIIDKNTFNFGIFFDALDSGVVESTTDLHQKFFYCFWWGLRNLSSLGQNLKTSINVIEIAFAIFIAIVGLVLYSLLIGNMQKYLHQYTQSKNFIEEKKRNFIEEKKRVKRRHEIELWMSHRMLPEDLKQRIRRFEHYKWQENSGVDEEALIRNLPKDLRRDTKRHLCLALVRRVPMFGLMDQQLLGAMCDRLKTVLYDKHSCIVCEGDPLDEMVFIMSGKVYSVTTNGGGSGFLKAGDFCGEELLTWALDPNSSSNLPISTRTVQTMSEVEAFALMADDLKFVVSQFRHLHSKQLQQVFRFYSSQWRRWAATFIQAAWRRYWKKKIERSLREAEDELQDAFANEEGSSLSLGATIYASR, from the exons ATGAAGAACTGGAGGAGAGATTCAGATATCCTTCCTGTAACTGTAAGTGATGGAAAGAGAACTATGAAGAAAATTTTTGATCCACAGGAACCACTCCTTCAGAAATGGAACAAAATCTTTGTAATAATGTGCATATTGTCAGTCGCATTGGACCCACTCTTCTTTTACATTCCAGTGATTAATGAAGATAAAAAATGCCTTCATTTGGATGGAGCATCGAAGATCACTGTCTGTGTCTGTGTTCTTCGGACTTTCTTTGATCTATTTTACATTCTTCGCATAATCTTTCAGTTTAAGACAGGTTTCAAGACCCCTTTTTCTCGTGTTTTTGGAAGGGATGAGCTCATTCATGATCCTGTGCCTATAATGAAAAGATACTTAACTTCACACTTCATCATTGATATTCTATCAATTATTCCACTTCCGCAG GTGATTTTTTTAGCCATTCCAAACCTGAAATCACCGGATCCATTAGTAGTAAAGGATTTGTTGAAGTATTCAGTATTGATCTTGTATGTGCCAAGGCTGTGGCGGATCTATCCACTATACCAAGAAGTAAAGAAAACTATTGGAATATTCACTGAGAAAGCATGGGCTGGAGCTACCtttaatctttttctctttacCCTAGCAAGTCAT ATGGTTGGAGCCGTCTGGTACATGCTTTCTATAGAGTCAGAGGTGTGGTGCTGGCGCAGAGAGTTGAAGAATGCTTCACTCTTTCATGAAGAATACTTGAGTTGTGGACACGGCGATCAAAATGTCTTTCAACTTCTCAATAAAACTTGTTCTTTCATTGACCCTGATAAAATCATAGACAAAAACACCTTCAATTTTGGAATATTCTTTGATGCTTTAGATTCAGGTGTGGTAGAATCTACAACAGATCTTCATCAGAAGTTCTTCTACTGCTTTTGGTGGGGTTTGCGCAATTTAAG TTCCCTTGGACAAAACCTCAAAACAAGTATTAATGTCATAGAGATAGCCTTTGCAATCTTTATTGCCATTGTTGGATTGGTTTTGTACTCATTGCTTATTGGAAACATGCAG AAATATCTTCATCAATATACGCAATCTAAAAACTTTATagaggaaaagaagagaaaCTTTATAGAGGAAAAGAAGAGAGTGAAGCGGAGACATGAAATAGAACTCTGGATGTCCCACCGAATGCTACCTGAGGACTTAAAGCAAAGAATTAGACGTTTTGAACATTACAAATGGCAAGAAAATAGCGGTGTTGACGAGGAGGCATTAATTCGTAACCTTCCTAAAGATCTCAGAAGGGACACTAAGCGTCACCTTTGCTTAGCTTTAGTTAGAAGG GTGCCAATGTTTGGATTAATGGATCAGCAGTTGTTGGGTGCAATGTGCGATAGACTGAAGACAGTCCTTTATGATAAGCATAGCTGCATTGTTTGTGAAGGAGATCCACTTGATGAGATGGTTTTCATTATGAGTGGAAAAGTTTATTCTGTGACAACAAATGGTGGAGGATCTGGTTTCCTCAAGGCTGGTGACTTTTGTGGAGAGGAACTTCTGACATGGGCTTTGGATCCCAACTCCTCCTCAAATCTACCCATTTCAACCAGGACAGTACAAACTATGTCAGAAGTTGAAGCCTTTGCTCTCATGGCTGATGACTTGAAGTTTGTTGTTTCCCAATTTCGACACCTTCACAGCAAACAGCTCCAACAGGTTTTCAG GTTCTATTCTTCACAGTGGAGGAGATGGGCTGCTACTTTCATACAAGCAGCTTGGCGTCGATACTGGAAAAAGAAGATTGAGAGGTCATTGCGCGAAGCAGAAGATGAGCTACAAGATGCTTTTGCAAATGAGGAAGGGTCTAGTCTAAGCCTTGGTGCAACCATATATGCATCAAGGTAA
- the LOC114400650 gene encoding replication stress response regulator SDE2-like, producing MEQKRSSKMYNLFVKHLDGKTLTLLFPSPILYASSIKDRLFQLTGIPAHHQRLVTGCRHLNDDKSAIQCSPGDGNMFPSVRLLLRLKGGKGGFGSLLRGAATKAGQKKTNNFDACRDMSGRRLRHVNAEKRLEEWKAGEEERKLEKVAEEFLKKQMKKGKGKGKGEGDGEAHKYVAKYREESERCVAEVALSVKEALTAKRKSPSQPHHDAKKLKIWMGKRKLNESDSDYSDDSDEEGEMEKSELLNGPNELGSNKAEGSLGSVNGGGGSSGAGSCESGSEEEKETAVDGNVVSVGMLSGEIIHATAEPVIINEATEMPKGSVVAEDNQDCHGGVSDKFDGTVNQALNVMGSETVASAGESNDMEIDGSLEHKATVNEGSSPSTSVPVLEEPLNFDAFNSAAELEVLGLERLKSELQSRGLKCGGTLMERAARLFLLKSTPLDELPKKLIAKK from the exons ATGGAGCAGAAGAGGAGCAGCAAGATGTACAACCTGTTCGTGAAGCACTTGGACGGGAAAACCCTAACCCTCCTATTCCCCTCTCCGATCCTCTACGCGAGTTCCATCAAGGATCGCCTCTTCCAACTCACTGGAATCCCCGCCCACCACCAGCGCCTCGTCACCGGCTGTCGCCACCTCAACGATGACAAATCCGCTATCCAGTGCTCCCCGGGGGACGGCAACATGTTTCCCTCCGTGCGCCTCCTCCTGCGCCTCAAGGGCGGCAAGGGAGGCTTTGGCTCGCTTCTCCGTGGCGCCGCCACCAAGGCCGGCCAGAAGAAGACCAACAATTTCGACGCGTGCCGCGACATGAGTGGCCGGAGGCTGAGGCACGTCAACGCCGAGAAGAGGTTGGAGGAATGGAAGGCCGGAGAAGAGGAGAGGAAGCTCGAGAAGGTGGCCGAGGAGTTTCTCAAGAAGCAGATGAAGAAgggcaagggaaagggtaaggGTGAAGGTGACGGTGAGGCCCACAAGTATGTCGCAAAATATAGGGAGGAATCTGAACGTTGTGTTGCCGAGGTTGCCTTGTCTGTTAAAGAGGCTCTCACTGCCAAGCGCAAGAGCCCTTCACAACCCCACCATGATGCTAAGAAGTTGAAAATATG GATGGGGAAGAGGAAATTGAATGAAAGTGATAGTGATTATAGTGATGATTCTGATGAAGAGGGGGAGATGGAGAAATCGGAATTGTTGAATGGCCCGAATGAGTTGGGCTCAAATAAGGCTGAGGGCAGTTTGGGTTCGGTAAATGGGGGCGGAGGCTCTTCTGGTGCTGGCTCGTGTGAAAGTGGGTctgaagaagagaaggaaactGCTGTGGATGGAAATGTGGTATCTGTTGGGATGCTGAGTGGTGAAATTATTCACGCCACAGCTGAACCTGTGATAATCAATGAGGCTACTGAAATGCCAAAGGGGTCGGTGGTTGCTGAAGATAATCAGGATTGTCATGGAGGTGTGTCTGACAAGTTTGATGGTACTGTGAATCAGGCCTTGAATGTTATGGGCTCTGAAACCGTGGCTAGTGCTGGTGAATCTAATGATATGGAAATTGATGGATCTCTTGAGCATAAAGCAACTGTCAATGAAGGAAGTTCACCAAGCACTAGTGTTCCTGTGTTGGAGGAGCCCCTGAATTTTGATGCCTTTAATTCAGCTGCCGAACTTGAG GTTCTTGGCTTGGAAAGGTTGAAGTCTGAACTGCAGTCACGTGGGTTAAAATGTGGAGGTACTTTGATGGAGCGTGCTGCCAGGCTTTTTCTCTTAAAATCAACTCCCCTGGATGAACTTCCAAAGAAGCTGATTGCGAAGAAGTAA
- the LOC114400651 gene encoding putative RING-H2 finger protein ATL21A, producing MDILKVLFHFFIFFHVTYASDDCKYYSWCSDNNILIRFPFQIEGHQHPYCGGYPGFKLTCTNDSKTVIKLPYTGKFIVRNINYLRQQIQVYDPDNCLPKRLLSLNLSGSPFVAASLRNYTFLRCPTRNAGSQFIPIDCLSNSTSFVSAILSVNLPNPLPESCHVIKKLTFPVSRPGPYEEIFRDDLSGDLRLTWHAPDCRYCESQEALCGFESINSDQVRCFFDYQTAPPQHGLRVFGIITSSIVGPAIIFVIAIACYASLKYRRGNTARIAAAQRSEPSAISPQPSIATMGLDDSTIESYQKLVLGESRRVPGPNDGCCTICLSEYKTKDTIRCIPECAHCFHAECIDEWLRMNSTCPVCRNSPSHPSTAQVMASDP from the exons ATGGACATCTTGAAGGTCCTCTTCCACttcttcatattttttcatGTCACATATGCATCAGATGACTGCAAATATTATTCTTGGTGCAGTGACAATAACATCCTTATTCGTTTCCCCTTTCAAATAGAAGGTCACCAACATCCTTATTGCGGCGGCTATCCTGGTTTCAAATTAACTTGCACCAATGATAGCAAAACAGTTATTAAACTTCCATACACGGGAAAGTTCATTGTCCGCAACATCAACTACCTCAGACAACAGATACAAGTCTATGACCCTGATAATTGCCTTCCAAAACGTCTTCTAAGCCTCAATCTTTCAGGCTCTCCCTTTGTTGCTGCTTCACTCCGCAACTACACCTTCTTAAGATGCCCAACTCGGAACGCAGGGTCACAATTCATTCCCATTGACTGTCTTAGCAATTCTACATCTTTCGTATCAGCTATTCTTTCAGTGAACTTGCCCAATCCATTGCCCGAGTCTTGCCATGTTATTAAGAAGCTCACATTTCCAGTTTCAAGGCCGGGACCATATGAGGAGATTTTCAGAGATGACCTTAGTGGAGATCTTCGATTAACATGGCATGCACCTGACTGTAGATATTGTGAATCACAAGAGGCCTTGTGCGGATTTGAGAGCATAAACAGTGATCAAGTTCGTTGTTTCTTTGATTACCAAACAG CTCCTCCACAACATGGTCTTCGAGTATTTGGAATCATCACATCATCTATTGTGGGACCAGCTATCATCTTTGTCATTGCAATTGCATGCTACGCGTCCTTAAAGTACAGAAGAGGCAATACAGCCAGAATTGCTGCTGCACAGAGGTCGGAACCAAGTGCAATATCACCCCAACCTTCCATTGCTACGATGGGCTTGGATGATTCTACAATCGAGTCTTATCAGAAACTTGTACTAGGGGAAAGCCGACGAGTGCCTGGACCCAATGACGGATGTTGCACCATATGCTTGTCAGAGTATAAAACCAAAGACACAATCAGATGCATTCCTGAGTGTGCACATTGTTTCCATGCCGAATGCATAGATGAATGGCTTCGCATGAATAGCACATGCCCCGTTTGCCGCAACTCCCCCTCCCATCCTTCTACTGCTCAAGTTATGGCCAGTGATCCTTGA
- the LOC114400826 gene encoding cytochrome b561 and DOMON domain-containing protein At3g61750-like, giving the protein MAKPRSWTQIWSSIVGVCVLNFVLNFKIVAVADDTGSNSIVSEGDCKNTNYQIFLPPPYQNISSTICKPVWHSYELRYTKTGDTTTIILSAPYTVGWVGIGFSRDGMMAGSSAMVGWINKHGHAKVKQFYLRGRRQSEVIIDKGELPLNTVPAAVATNGAEIYIAFQLQTTIPFGKQPILLAFSTKHPLNHHLSKHVDKAAIIFDFSSGSTGPVSNGLIHMRKSHGIVGIIGWGLILPVGAIIARYFRHKDPLWFYLHSVIQFVGFSFGLGTVLLGLQLYRNMHVHIPAHRGIGIFVLVLSILQILAFFLRPDKDSKYRNIWNLYHSWFGRMALFFAALNIVLGMRAAGAGNDWKAGYGFLLSIVLVAVIVLEVLAYLKRSEKRSLPQTFQMDPVGDANFPTNLAKG; this is encoded by the exons ATGGCAAAGCCAAGATCTTGGACTCAGATATGGTCTTCTATTGTCGGAGTGTGTGTTCTGAATTTTGTTCTGAACTTCAAGATCGTGGCAGTAGCAGATGACACTGGAAGCAACAGTATTGTATCAGAAGGTGACTGCAAGAACACAAATTATCAGATTTTCCTCCCTCCACCTTATCAGAATATATCCTCTACCATATGCAAACCTGTTTGGCATTCATACGAATTGAGG TACACCAAGACGGGTGACACCACAACTATCATATTATCTGCTCCATACACTGTGGGGTGGGTGGGAATTGGATTTTCAAGGGATGGGATGATGGCTGGTTCCAGTGCAATGGTGGGATGGATTAACAAACATGGCCATGCAAAAGTCAAGCAGTTTTATCTAAGGGGTAGGAGGCAATCAGAAGTAATTATAGACAAAGGTGAACTGCCTCTAAATACTGTGCCTGCTGCGGTGGCAACAAATGGGGCTGAAATTTACATAGCTTTTCAGCTGCAAACCACAATTCCATTTGGGAAGCAACCAATTTTATTGGCTTTCAGTACTAAACATCCACTGAACCACCATCTATCAAAACATGTTGACAAAGCAGCAATTATATTTGATTTCTCTTCAG GTTCTACGGGCCCGGTATCGAATGGGTTGATTCACATGAGAAAGAGCCATGGAATAGTGGGTATAATTGGGTGGGGCCTAATCCTGCCTGTGGGGGCAATTATTGCTAGGTACTTCAGGCATAAGGATCCCCTATGGTTTTATCTCCATTCAGTCATTCAATTTGTGGGATTTTCATTTGGGCTTGGCACAGTCCTTCTTGGATTACAACTCTATAGAAACATGCATGTCCACATACCAGCTCACAGAGGCATAGGCATCTTTGTCCTTGTCCTAAGTATTCTTCAG ATATTGGCATTCTTCTTGAGGCCAGACAAGGATTCCAAGTATCGAAACATTTGGAATTTGTATCACAGTTGGTTTGGAAGAATGGCACTTTTCTTTGCAGCATTGAATATAGTCCTGGGGATGCGAGCTGCGGGAGCAGGGAATGATTGGAAGGCAGGCTATGGGTTCCTTCTTAGCATTGTACTTGTCGCAGTTATCGTTCTGGAAGTCTTGGCGTATTTGAAAAGGTCAGAAAAGCGTTCTCTTCCTCAGACTTTCCAAATGGACCCAGTTGGAGATGCTAACTTCCCAACCAATCTAGCTAAAG GGTGA